A genomic stretch from Brevinematales bacterium includes:
- a CDS encoding AAA family ATPase yields MPVFLKKVEIFGFKSFADRCKIEFHSPITAIIGPNGSGKSNIIDSIRWVLGESSLKVLRGDTFEDILFSGSQYRSSLSVAEVSLTFDNTSRILQLPFDEIEITKRYYRSGEGKVLINGQEARVKDVISLFLGTGFGKEGYAIVGQGEVDRLVVGTPQEKRNYVDELLGLSKVKFKKKEAEKKLQDINHHLSVLTVKLEATEKEYLRLKNESEKLQVYKRLSEELENFEKIYIYKRVKSYQNEINHLKKEREKLQRQLDERYHIREKLSSQITTIDEKIQNENSILSIERERLSEIEKQMKSKEIDKKSLESKIEMSKKTIELYQASIKKETLRIEELLNEKQLLIKKISEIEKEIGDLNFKLESLRSEISNLERQKAILEEEKNNVVERFQIIKDDLREIENSLLSIRFLNARNYEIAKTMDELGANISNLDNMLKEKESQRNSISEELNRLNFDKDEMAKEINSVSKMIQETEIEINNLQSLINTLSKTSETLFKEFSNNISSSALRVGEFISKVDFVSQKIISICDTILGIDIAINDVKSSIDEIKSLSLSIYEDIKTLPFLSSATEFLSKKIEIDEKMVVTKNRINELNHKLTASKEILSQLKEKYKETVLVISVKTEEMRRYEKEINATINEMKVYQNRLFSLKNEKNLLGDQLLNLEKKIKNLMEEVKEYCPDIEIDIQNDIEDINALLKNTMKKVSERFSVSSIDFELQSISSTLYHRKNELTQIEIQTSILSSDRNSSLDRINKIDEEIDKIDVFIKSRQDDIKSEESNIVRNTSEVEILSSQINELSASRDSLLKFISDKSYTIKELTQEYRKALSERDILSEEISKIEKELSVLDQKISTLSEHLENLEEEFLEKYGVRIDEIESVGVDQSVEEIGKIILQLKNEIKRIGFINESALEQFEKIKEEYNYLMTNLNDILQGKQRIEDMIRNIDNEIHTIVSKSITSISDIISNIFKEVFAGGGVEIKINDDDLVDGGIELIVNIPGKKIRNLFLLSGGEKALVGIIFIFSALLINNTPVVIMDEVDAPLDDENTERFKKLILAFQDRAQFIIVSHNKSTIEICQDIYGVTMEEKGVSKIVSYRLQDVLT; encoded by the coding sequence ATGCCTGTTTTTCTCAAAAAGGTTGAAATCTTCGGTTTTAAGTCCTTTGCTGATAGGTGCAAAATAGAGTTTCATTCTCCAATTACCGCAATAATAGGTCCAAATGGAAGTGGTAAAAGTAATATTATTGATTCAATAAGGTGGGTACTTGGTGAGAGTAGTTTAAAAGTGCTAAGAGGTGATACATTTGAGGATATTCTTTTTTCAGGGTCTCAGTATAGATCATCATTGAGTGTTGCTGAAGTATCTTTAACGTTTGATAATACTTCAAGGATACTTCAATTGCCGTTTGATGAAATTGAGATAACTAAAAGATATTACCGATCTGGAGAGGGTAAAGTACTAATTAACGGTCAAGAAGCTAGAGTTAAAGATGTAATTAGTTTATTTCTTGGAACGGGTTTCGGTAAGGAGGGTTATGCTATTGTAGGACAGGGAGAGGTGGATAGACTTGTTGTAGGTACTCCCCAGGAGAAAAGAAACTATGTCGATGAACTTTTAGGACTTTCCAAAGTTAAATTTAAGAAAAAAGAAGCAGAAAAAAAGTTGCAAGACATTAATCACCATTTGTCTGTGCTTACTGTCAAACTAGAAGCAACTGAAAAAGAATACTTGAGGCTCAAAAATGAATCGGAAAAGCTACAAGTCTACAAGAGGCTCTCAGAAGAGTTAGAGAATTTCGAGAAAATATACATATACAAAAGAGTTAAAAGTTACCAAAATGAAATCAATCACTTGAAAAAAGAAAGAGAAAAATTACAGAGACAATTGGATGAAAGATATCATATCCGAGAGAAACTTTCGAGCCAAATAACAACTATTGATGAAAAAATACAGAATGAAAATTCAATACTTTCTATCGAGAGAGAGAGATTAAGTGAGATCGAAAAACAGATGAAGTCAAAAGAAATTGATAAAAAATCTCTTGAGTCCAAAATAGAGATGTCAAAAAAAACAATAGAATTGTATCAGGCCTCTATTAAAAAGGAAACTTTGAGAATTGAAGAACTTTTAAACGAAAAACAATTACTAATTAAGAAAATATCAGAAATTGAGAAAGAAATCGGGGATCTCAACTTTAAGCTAGAAAGCCTAAGAAGTGAGATAAGCAACCTTGAGCGTCAAAAAGCAATACTGGAAGAAGAGAAGAACAATGTAGTGGAAAGATTTCAAATTATCAAAGATGATTTAAGAGAAATTGAAAATAGTCTTCTAAGTATACGATTTTTAAATGCAAGAAATTATGAGATTGCAAAAACTATGGATGAACTAGGAGCTAATATCTCGAATCTAGATAACATGCTAAAAGAAAAAGAAAGTCAGAGAAATTCAATTTCTGAAGAATTGAATAGACTAAATTTTGATAAGGATGAGATGGCTAAGGAAATAAACTCTGTTTCAAAAATGATTCAAGAAACCGAAATAGAGATAAATAATCTACAATCTTTAATCAACACTCTTTCAAAAACTTCTGAAACTCTGTTTAAAGAGTTCTCAAATAACATAAGTAGTAGTGCATTAAGAGTTGGGGAGTTTATAAGTAAAGTTGATTTTGTATCTCAAAAGATTATTAGTATTTGTGATACAATACTAGGTATTGATATTGCAATTAACGATGTTAAAAGCAGTATTGATGAGATAAAGTCTCTGTCACTTTCTATATATGAAGATATAAAAACTCTACCATTTTTATCAAGTGCTACAGAATTTCTATCAAAAAAGATAGAGATAGATGAAAAAATGGTTGTAACAAAAAACAGAATAAATGAACTTAATCATAAACTTACGGCTTCAAAGGAAATTCTGTCACAACTTAAAGAGAAATACAAAGAAACTGTACTGGTTATTTCTGTGAAAACGGAAGAAATGAGAAGGTATGAAAAAGAAATTAATGCAACTATAAACGAAATGAAGGTATATCAAAACAGGCTATTCTCGCTCAAGAATGAAAAAAATTTGTTGGGTGATCAATTGTTAAATCTCGAAAAGAAAATAAAGAATCTTATGGAAGAGGTGAAAGAGTACTGCCCAGATATAGAAATAGATATTCAGAATGATATTGAAGATATCAATGCTTTGTTAAAAAATACTATGAAAAAGGTCTCAGAAAGGTTTTCTGTTAGTAGTATTGATTTTGAGTTACAGTCTATTAGCTCAACTTTATACCATAGAAAAAATGAGCTTACTCAAATTGAAATACAAACTAGTATTCTTTCTTCCGATAGGAATTCGTCTCTTGATAGGATCAATAAAATCGATGAAGAAATTGACAAGATTGATGTATTTATAAAATCGAGACAAGATGATATAAAGAGTGAGGAAAGTAACATAGTCAGAAATACTTCTGAAGTTGAAATATTATCGTCACAAATAAACGAACTAAGTGCCTCTAGAGATAGTCTCTTAAAATTTATTTCAGACAAATCATACACCATAAAAGAGCTGACTCAAGAATACAGAAAAGCTCTCTCAGAAAGAGATATATTGAGTGAAGAAATAAGTAAAATAGAAAAAGAACTTTCAGTTTTGGATCAAAAGATCTCGACATTAAGTGAGCATTTAGAAAACTTAGAAGAGGAGTTTTTGGAGAAATATGGAGTTAGAATTGATGAGATAGAATCGGTTGGTGTTGATCAAAGTGTTGAAGAGATAGGCAAAATTATTTTACAACTTAAGAATGAGATCAAAAGAATAGGATTTATAAATGAATCTGCTTTAGAGCAGTTCGAGAAAATAAAAGAAGAGTATAATTATCTCATGACGAACTTAAATGATATACTCCAAGGTAAGCAAAGAATAGAAGATATGATAAGGAATATTGATAATGAAATACATACTATTGTTTCAAAGTCTATTACAAGTATAAGTGATATAATAAGTAACATTTTTAAAGAAGTTTTTGCTGGTGGAGGAGTAGAAATTAAGATTAATGATGATGATTTAGTTGATGGTGGTATCGAGTTAATAGTTAATATACCAGGTAAAAAAATAAGAAACTTGTTTTTGCTCTCGGGTGGTGAAAAAGCACTTGTTGGAATAATATTCATATTTTCTGCACTTTTGATAAATAACACTCCGGTTGTTATAATGGATGAAGTTGATGCTCCGCTCGATGATGAGAACACGGAGAGGTTTAAAAAACTTATTCTTGCATTTCAAGATAGAGCACAATTCATAATTGTCTCACATAATAAATCTACCATAGAAATATGTCAAGATATCTATGGTGTCACAATGGAAGAAAAAGGTGTATCAAAGATAGTATCTTACAGACTTCAGGATGTTTTGACATAA
- a CDS encoding adenine phosphoribosyltransferase has translation MDYKKFIRDVPDFPISGIIFRDLTTLFKEGRVFKSAVNDLYELVKDIQIDKIVAPEARGFVFGSLLAYLKGCGFVPVRKQGKLPYKTISYSYSLEYGNAVLEMHEDAISNGEKVLVVDDLLATGGTTKAMIDMVNKLGGQVVGAAFLVELSFLKGRENIGIPVYSLIVY, from the coding sequence ATGGACTATAAGAAGTTCATAAGAGATGTTCCAGACTTTCCCATAAGTGGTATAATATTTAGAGATTTAACAACGCTATTCAAAGAAGGTAGAGTGTTTAAAAGTGCTGTTAACGATCTTTATGAGTTGGTAAAGGATATTCAAATTGATAAGATAGTTGCACCCGAAGCAAGAGGTTTTGTATTTGGTTCTTTGTTAGCATATCTCAAAGGATGCGGTTTTGTACCTGTGAGGAAGCAAGGGAAGTTGCCATATAAGACAATATCTTACAGTTATTCTCTCGAATATGGAAATGCTGTTCTTGAAATGCATGAGGATGCAATATCAAATGGTGAAAAAGTGTTAGTAGTTGATGACCTTTTAGCCACAGGTGGTACTACTAAAGCCATGATAGATATGGTGAATAAACTAGGCGGGCAAGTAGTTGGTGCTGCTTTTCTAGTTGAGCTATCCTTTCTGAAAGGAAGAGAGAATATAGGTATTCCTGTATACTCTCTTATAGTTTATTAG
- a CDS encoding DUF327 family protein: protein MNVPKIQNRGYSPTKISKSGSYRTNTFFFDNLQQEVGRLVSSDLDEILKKLNKLGEDTEKGFREDNISTYREVLKELITKVLQVVRVIEKSSNRNKDKILKVLVVNDEKLKQMLEDVISSELSKLKVKGIIKELTGIIVSLKV, encoded by the coding sequence ATGAACGTACCAAAAATACAAAATAGGGGTTACTCCCCTACAAAAATATCAAAATCTGGAAGTTATAGAACTAATACGTTTTTTTTTGATAACCTACAACAAGAAGTTGGTAGATTGGTAAGTTCAGATTTGGATGAAATACTCAAAAAGCTTAATAAACTTGGTGAGGATACCGAAAAAGGTTTTAGAGAGGATAATATATCAACATATAGAGAGGTATTAAAAGAGCTTATAACTAAAGTACTACAAGTCGTGAGAGTTATTGAGAAGTCATCCAATAGAAATAAAGATAAAATTCTTAAAGTTTTGGTTGTAAATGATGAGAAACTAAAACAAATGTTAGAAGATGTTATATCTTCGGAGCTTAGTAAGCTCAAAGTCAAGGGTATTATAAAGGAACTAACGGGAATAATAGTGTCTCTTAAGGTATAG
- a CDS encoding tetratricopeptide repeat protein, which yields MNFDKLFSYLGKENTITPDRLLSSIEEAKQQAYEESSEMTQQKENQYFDSYELNLSYGETSGSKSSERTSYIESSIPEGPNESQRDEIDKFLSVFDDPLPTYETIKDLTIPDVIKQEIQSKFVKEEATQISQEVEKETYIPEQSSEPLDLLKDFKIGEVEEEKLSSEELESILGIERKEKVTSYEESLDKEEESIKTSELTWEQYEKESKDTFKPEERIEFSFEEPEKPFELGQQEESLLFSSEFGESKDLGLERFTPEDSFIEAEKIIKGFEEAEEVSSETSPPDEFFEELQRETAEPFERITEVAPEQKIYPKELVEESKEYIPKSYPVEKPTKPSELDPSKVVSILKQYPSDIRRAVKDLITNGIITEAQIEELFNFISSQPQPKDLKNYIISIAPFYRFEEQPTRRVIIAAKKSKAEEALEKVLKRSVIAVGIIGLMAIIGFVVFTTVSRMMYSENLYNRGLNLIDAGYYDEAEKLFARAEEVGGKKVEWYNTYAQRYLYNNVPERAVKKLEDALKIWPYDYKTSLNYVEALTKLPIPNFETALKYSEEFRRKEDNSFRGIDLNAQVYVKMGDYYKMKNYYKDAEILYMKYLKSKDNVHIPSLFRLISIYIRLDQKEKVDEIHDYIKKLDEKAVSEPVGVEMARYYIDKNDLSRAKKILFELSTINPKDPEYYYEFARYLFKNENYRESIKNLNTSLKLNPKHAKSYILLANIDYLVGNKNSAIENYKKAISIDPSQKEAYFKLGDIFYENKEYTTALGYYLEGLKIGEPEDVNYLSSINYNIAKIYYNNGMLNESLKYLSYSYIRDPQNPLLSQFMGNIYLELGKPDMALVQYNKSIEGYQKILEEIPALNPKIIKHRELTSFLIRTYNNQGVAYILIDSKNNVKNALLSWWEAKNYAEKINSIYPNAEYNLKLILHPTMIKYRNFSVDKEIPDSIPKYIYSYISKD from the coding sequence ATGAACTTCGATAAACTTTTTTCATACTTAGGTAAAGAAAACACTATAACTCCAGATAGGTTACTCTCGTCCATAGAAGAGGCAAAACAACAAGCTTACGAAGAATCTAGCGAAATGACTCAGCAAAAAGAGAATCAGTATTTTGATTCATATGAATTGAATTTAAGCTATGGAGAAACATCAGGTAGCAAATCTTCTGAAAGAACATCTTACATAGAATCATCTATTCCAGAAGGACCTAATGAATCTCAAAGAGATGAAATAGATAAATTTCTATCTGTATTTGATGACCCATTGCCAACATATGAAACTATAAAAGATTTAACAATACCGGATGTAATCAAACAAGAAATACAATCTAAGTTCGTTAAAGAAGAAGCAACACAAATCTCACAAGAAGTAGAAAAGGAGACTTATATACCCGAACAATCTTCGGAACCTCTTGATCTGCTTAAGGATTTTAAAATAGGAGAAGTTGAAGAAGAAAAACTATCATCCGAAGAGCTTGAAAGTATTTTGGGAATAGAAAGAAAAGAAAAAGTAACATCCTACGAAGAATCTTTAGATAAAGAAGAAGAAAGTATAAAAACATCTGAACTTACCTGGGAACAATATGAGAAAGAAAGTAAAGATACATTCAAACCTGAAGAAAGAATAGAATTCAGTTTCGAAGAACCTGAAAAACCTTTCGAACTAGGTCAGCAAGAAGAAAGTCTTTTGTTTTCTAGCGAGTTTGGAGAAAGTAAAGATTTAGGACTTGAAAGATTTACTCCAGAAGACTCCTTTATCGAAGCAGAAAAGATTATAAAAGGATTTGAAGAGGCCGAAGAAGTTTCATCAGAAACTTCACCTCCAGATGAGTTTTTTGAAGAACTTCAAAGAGAAACTGCAGAACCTTTCGAGAGAATAACAGAAGTTGCTCCTGAACAAAAAATATATCCTAAGGAATTAGTAGAAGAATCAAAAGAATATATACCCAAATCTTACCCCGTAGAGAAACCTACTAAACCATCTGAACTAGATCCATCGAAAGTAGTATCAATACTTAAGCAGTATCCAAGCGATATAAGGAGAGCAGTTAAAGATCTTATAACAAATGGTATAATTACAGAAGCACAAATAGAAGAGTTATTTAACTTCATTTCCAGTCAACCACAACCCAAAGATCTGAAAAATTACATAATAAGTATAGCCCCCTTCTACAGATTTGAAGAACAACCTACAAGAAGAGTTATAATAGCAGCAAAGAAAAGTAAAGCTGAAGAAGCACTTGAAAAAGTCCTGAAAAGATCTGTAATAGCAGTTGGTATAATAGGTCTCATGGCAATAATTGGTTTTGTAGTATTTACAACAGTCTCAAGAATGATGTACTCCGAAAACCTTTACAATAGGGGACTTAATCTTATAGACGCTGGCTACTACGATGAAGCAGAGAAATTATTTGCCAGAGCAGAAGAAGTAGGTGGCAAAAAAGTAGAATGGTATAATACATATGCTCAAAGATATTTATATAATAATGTACCTGAAAGAGCCGTCAAAAAATTAGAGGACGCTCTAAAGATATGGCCTTATGACTATAAAACTAGCCTAAACTATGTCGAAGCCTTAACCAAACTTCCTATACCAAACTTCGAAACAGCACTTAAATATTCTGAAGAGTTTCGTAGAAAAGAAGATAACAGTTTCCGTGGCATTGATCTCAATGCACAAGTGTACGTAAAAATGGGTGACTACTACAAAATGAAGAACTATTACAAAGATGCAGAAATACTATACATGAAGTACTTAAAATCAAAAGATAATGTCCATATACCTTCACTATTTAGATTGATATCAATATACATAAGACTTGATCAGAAAGAAAAAGTAGATGAAATACATGATTATATAAAAAAACTCGACGAAAAAGCTGTCTCGGAACCAGTTGGAGTAGAGATGGCTAGATATTACATTGATAAAAATGATCTGAGTAGAGCTAAGAAGATTCTGTTTGAGTTATCAACTATAAATCCTAAAGATCCAGAATATTACTATGAATTTGCCAGGTACTTATTTAAGAATGAAAACTATAGAGAATCAATCAAAAATCTCAATACATCGCTTAAATTAAATCCAAAACACGCAAAATCATATATTCTTTTAGCCAATATTGATTATTTAGTTGGCAATAAGAATTCTGCTATTGAAAACTACAAAAAAGCAATATCCATAGATCCATCACAAAAAGAAGCATATTTCAAACTCGGTGACATTTTTTATGAAAATAAGGAATATACCACAGCCTTAGGATATTATCTAGAAGGTTTAAAAATAGGCGAACCTGAAGATGTAAACTATTTATCTTCAATAAACTACAACATAGCTAAGATATATTATAACAATGGTATGCTAAATGAATCTCTCAAATACCTCTCATACTCTTACATACGTGATCCACAAAATCCTCTTCTGTCACAGTTTATGGGTAACATATATCTAGAACTCGGTAAACCCGATATGGCATTAGTCCAGTATAACAAATCAATAGAAGGTTATCAAAAGATACTAGAAGAAATACCAGCTCTTAATCCCAAGATCATAAAACATAGAGAACTAACTTCATTCTTAATAAGAACATACAATAATCAAGGAGTTGCTTACATACTCATAGATAGTAAAAATAATGTAAAAAATGCTCTGCTGAGTTGGTGGGAAGCCAAAAACTATGCTGAAAAGATAAATTCTATTTACCCAAACGCAGAATATAACTTAAAACTCATACTTCACCCAACTATGATAAAATACAGAAACTTTTCTGTTGATAAGGAAATACCTGATTCTATACCCAAGTATATATACTCTTATATCTCAAAAGATTAA
- a CDS encoding serine/threonine-protein phosphatase: MFPNLSSIMILVYSLTVIGMVFLYKANLSLSKNFLVDFVEIIFTRMYDFPNRKDFFNVIKSIFNTIGLKVNNVSVYMDTGHDFYELVGTDSKINFLKGLPKDGLLISEFISSNKARLPFIDTNNTTLVPKSVFESSYRLMLETDSNFIIPIYSPNYDLIGLVFFRSDTVSFRKLFYMSQFINILGMMFKTITDAEKKKVLEEDLKIASQIQSRLIPTNYINNKWFESYGVYIPAYNIGGDYLDIIEGENIFSFTIGDVAGKGVSAGLVAMMVKAIINSILITPKNLGSVVKSVNSFIYKHLYSEESLMTFITLFILTYIPKSKMLYYINAGHVPGILVKNKDIILLNADTRPLGIFEKIDFVKKSVTVNTGDMLVLYTDGLIEQIDRRGREFGISRLKDILVSLNQDQPKEIVEKLIENLKEFSDQEISDDVCILVVKFK, translated from the coding sequence ATGTTTCCCAATCTATCAAGTATTATGATTCTGGTTTATTCTTTGACTGTTATCGGGATGGTTTTTTTATACAAAGCCAATTTGAGTTTAAGCAAGAATTTTCTGGTAGATTTTGTTGAAATAATTTTTACAAGAATGTACGATTTTCCTAATAGGAAAGATTTTTTCAATGTTATTAAAAGTATATTCAATACAATAGGTTTAAAGGTAAATAATGTTTCTGTTTACATGGATACTGGGCACGATTTCTACGAACTAGTAGGAACAGATTCTAAGATTAACTTCCTTAAGGGACTACCTAAAGATGGTTTGCTTATATCTGAATTTATAAGTTCCAATAAAGCTAGGTTGCCATTTATAGATACTAATAATACTACACTAGTCCCTAAAAGTGTTTTTGAGAGCTCTTATAGGCTTATGTTAGAAACCGATTCTAATTTCATTATACCGATATACTCTCCGAATTATGATCTGATTGGCTTAGTGTTCTTTAGATCTGATACAGTCAGTTTCAGAAAGCTTTTTTATATGTCACAATTTATTAATATACTTGGTATGATGTTTAAGACCATAACTGATGCTGAGAAGAAAAAAGTTCTTGAGGAAGATTTGAAAATAGCATCTCAAATACAATCCAGACTCATACCTACTAATTACATAAACAACAAGTGGTTTGAATCCTATGGGGTATACATTCCTGCTTATAACATTGGTGGTGATTACCTAGATATAATAGAAGGTGAAAATATATTCTCATTCACAATAGGAGATGTTGCAGGTAAAGGAGTATCAGCAGGACTTGTTGCTATGATGGTTAAGGCGATAATAAACTCGATACTTATAACTCCTAAAAACTTGGGTAGTGTAGTGAAGAGTGTGAATTCATTTATCTATAAACATCTGTATAGTGAAGAAAGTTTAATGACTTTTATAACCCTGTTTATCCTTACATATATTCCCAAGAGTAAAATGTTATACTACATAAATGCGGGGCATGTTCCAGGAATACTTGTTAAAAATAAAGATATAATTCTACTAAATGCGGATACAAGACCTTTGGGTATATTTGAGAAAATAGATTTTGTTAAAAAGTCTGTAACAGTTAATACTGGTGATATGCTAGTACTTTATACAGATGGCTTAATAGAACAAATCGACAGGAGGGGTAGAGAGTTTGGAATATCTAGACTTAAGGATATACTTGTGAGTTTAAATCAAGATCAACCTAAAGAAATAGTTGAGAAATTAATAGAAAATTTGAAAGAATTTTCAGACCAGGAGATAAGTGATGATGTTTGTATACTTGTAGTAAAATTCAAATAA
- a CDS encoding TRAM domain-containing protein, with protein MKPRQLLRLIVPIFLLSILGLVYGIIVNEVILYTIVGVVFGFITFFIERVVTNIKFDIIYSFLGGIAGFYLGTLLDTILKDIFSALGYKSDIKPFIQLAFSYIGFFTPIFVKGLKPFYAPSIEREISHQEQEISPYRYKILDTSAIIDGRISEIAKTGFLDGVIYVPKFVLHEIQMLADSQENTKRNRARRSLDILNELKEIPHVNLKIITRDYENIHKTDEKLLRLAKDINGAIITNDYNLNKVARIEGIKVLNINDLAVALRQIYLPGEKLTVQIMKEGKEKTQGVGYLPDGTMIVLENGREYIGKEVEVKVTSVLQTSSGRIIFTQLDDDFQHPNQKVSQRTVRR; from the coding sequence ATGAAACCAAGGCAGCTACTTAGATTAATTGTACCTATATTTTTATTATCTATACTTGGATTAGTTTATGGTATTATCGTTAATGAAGTAATATTGTATACAATAGTTGGAGTAGTATTTGGTTTTATAACATTCTTTATTGAAAGAGTAGTGACAAATATAAAGTTTGACATAATATATTCTTTTCTTGGGGGTATAGCAGGTTTTTATCTGGGTACGCTACTGGATACAATATTAAAGGATATTTTTTCTGCTCTTGGGTATAAGTCGGATATAAAACCTTTTATCCAGCTTGCTTTTTCATACATAGGTTTCTTTACTCCTATTTTTGTTAAGGGACTAAAACCTTTTTATGCACCCTCGATAGAAAGAGAGATATCACATCAAGAGCAAGAAATATCTCCGTATAGATACAAGATACTTGACACATCAGCAATAATAGATGGTAGAATATCTGAAATCGCAAAAACTGGTTTTCTGGATGGTGTTATATATGTGCCTAAGTTTGTGCTACATGAAATACAAATGTTAGCAGATTCACAAGAAAATACTAAGAGAAATAGGGCCAGAAGAAGTCTTGATATCCTAAATGAGCTTAAAGAAATACCTCATGTAAACCTTAAGATAATCACAAGAGATTACGAAAACATTCACAAGACAGATGAAAAACTCCTTAGATTAGCAAAGGATATAAATGGTGCAATAATAACAAACGATTACAACCTAAACAAAGTTGCCAGAATAGAAGGTATAAAGGTACTTAATATAAACGATCTTGCTGTTGCATTAAGACAAATATATTTACCGGGTGAAAAGCTGACTGTTCAGATAATGAAAGAAGGAAAAGAAAAAACTCAAGGTGTAGGTTATCTGCCTGATGGAACTATGATTGTTTTAGAAAATGGTAGAGAATATATAGGTAAGGAAGTTGAAGTAAAGGTTACAAGTGTTCTTCAAACATCTTCGGGTAGAATTATATTTACACAACTAGATGATGACTTTCAACACCCAAATCAGAAAGTATCTCAAAGAACTGTAAGGAGATAA
- a CDS encoding glycosyltransferase family 4 protein, whose amino-acid sequence MRVLLDARSITRTGIGSYTRMLIYGLLNSDDIHLTLMGSKESIDKFFKNISTIETSESIYSLKEQISTFLAEKRSKDVDLVHYVNYNKSFLSVLPYVVTIHDLIQFKFNYGSTLKNAVAKNLMKNSIEKASAVICVSENTRKELLELYPNISSRTFVVYNPALNPLVSNYSYVDVKKKYGIEKYILCVGIRKPHKNFGVVVRALGMLNKDYPNLYLVIIGKKFEVYDYLDEEIKNAGVGNRVVALDGVFYDELISFYKDAEITVLSSLAEGFGLVPFESIQQGTLPLVSDIPVMRELFFEENEIFFDPYSAESLSAKLSYFLEKPYERKNLVKKLGKYLSIYSFERFITETKNIYQKVF is encoded by the coding sequence ATGAGAGTGCTTTTGGATGCAAGAAGCATAACAAGGACAGGTATAGGTAGTTATACTAGAATGTTAATATATGGGCTTCTGAATTCTGATGATATTCATTTGACACTTATGGGTAGTAAAGAGTCAATAGACAAGTTTTTTAAAAATATATCAACCATTGAAACTTCAGAATCAATATACTCGTTGAAAGAACAGATTTCTACATTCTTGGCTGAAAAAAGATCAAAAGATGTGGACTTGGTACATTATGTCAACTACAATAAGTCATTTCTTTCAGTATTACCTTATGTTGTAACAATACATGATTTGATTCAGTTTAAATTCAATTATGGCAGTACTTTGAAGAACGCGGTTGCAAAAAACTTAATGAAAAATTCGATTGAAAAAGCAAGTGCTGTGATATGTGTTTCAGAAAATACTAGAAAAGAACTTCTAGAGTTGTATCCTAATATTTCATCTAGGACTTTCGTAGTTTATAATCCTGCTTTAAATCCTTTAGTAAGTAACTATTCTTATGTTGATGTAAAAAAGAAATACGGAATAGAAAAGTATATACTTTGTGTAGGAATAAGAAAACCTCACAAAAACTTTGGTGTTGTTGTTAGAGCATTAGGAATGTTAAATAAAGATTATCCTAATTTGTATTTAGTAATTATTGGTAAGAAGTTTGAGGTATATGATTACCTTGATGAAGAAATAAAAAATGCTGGTGTTGGTAATAGGGTAGTTGCTCTAGATGGAGTATTTTATGATGAACTAATATCCTTCTATAAGGATGCAGAGATTACTGTTTTATCTTCATTAGCGGAAGGATTTGGTCTTGTACCGTTTGAATCAATACAACAGGGGACTTTGCCTTTGGTGTCTGATATACCTGTTATGAGAGAGTTGTTTTTTGAAGAGAATGAAATATTTTTTGATCCTTACTCTGCTGAGAGTCTTTCCGCTAAGTTGTCTTACTTTCTTGAAAAACCATACGAAAGAAAAAATCTAGTTAAGAAATTGGGAAAGTACTTGAGTATATACTCATTTGAGAGATTTATAACAGAGACGAAAAATATTTACCAGAAAGTTTTTTGA